From the Theobroma cacao cultivar B97-61/B2 chromosome 2, Criollo_cocoa_genome_V2, whole genome shotgun sequence genome, one window contains:
- the LOC18608095 gene encoding ADP-ribosylation factor-like protein 8A isoform X1: MGLWEAFLNWLRSLFFKQEMELSLIGLQNAGKTSLVNVIATGGYSEDMIPTVGFNMRKVTKGNVTIKLWDLGGQPRFRSMWERYCRAVSAIVYVVDAADYDNLPVSRRELHDLLSKSSLNSIPLLVLGNKIDKRGALSKENLTEQMGLRSITDREVCCFMISCKNSTNIDTVIDWLVKHSKSKN; encoded by the exons ATGGGATTATGGGAAGCTTTTCTCAATTGGCTTCGAAG TCTCTTTTTCAAGCAAGAAATGGAGTTATCTCTGATAGGCCTTCAGAATGCTGGAAAAACATCCCTAGTTAATGTAATTGCG ACTGGTGGATATAGCGAAGACATGATCCCAACG GTAGGATTTAATATGAGGAAGGTAACTAAAGGAAATGTCACAATAAAGTTATGGGATCTTGGGGGTCAACCACGTTTTCGGAGTATGTGGGAGAGATACTGCCGTGCTGTTTCAGCTATCGT TTATGTTGTGGATGCTGCCGATTACGATAACTTACCTGTGTCAAGAAGGGAACTTCATGACCTGTTAAGTAAATCCTCACTGAATAGCATTCCCCTGCTGGTGCTGGGAAACAAGATTGACAAACGGGGAGCCTTGTCCAAGGAGAATTTGACAGAGCAAAT GGGGCTCAGGTCCATTACAGATAGAGAAGTTTGTTGCTTTATGATTTCATGCAAGAACTCAACCAACATTGATACGGTGATTGATTGGCTTGTGAAGcattcaaaatcaaagaattgA
- the LOC18608092 gene encoding anti-sigma-I factor RsgI6, which translates to MKAKALSYDYTASIECLAQPHKPQYGGGIIKNPELNGGLMGWSTFGNATMEHRELNGNKFIVARTRNQFFDSVSQNLYLEKNKLYTFSAWVQVSEGNAAVRAVFKTVTGFKHAGAIVAASKCWSMLKGGLTVDASGPARLYFESHNTSVEIWVDSVSLQPFTQEEWKSHQFESLEKTKGRVRIHAMDAQGNPLANSKITIQQKASGKPVGCATNKNILDNTAYQNWFTSRFTHTTFEDEMKWYSTEPTQGKEDYSVADSMMQLMKQRNILVRGHNIFWDDPNFQPSWVPSLQPKDLSEAANKRINSIMSKYNGQVIAWDVVNENLHFNFFESKLGEDASSTFYKMAHDIDPSTTLFMNEFNTIEESGDSASTPAKYLDKLKSAQAMLGANGNQMAIGLESHFSVPNLPYIRSSLDTLAATKLPIWLTEVDVKSDPNQQAMFLEQVLREGHDHPGVAGIIIWSAWKSQGCYRMCLTDNNFQNLATGDVVDKLLKEWGIKTTLEGNTDADGFFEASLFHGEYEVKITHPAAIDSSLSRRFKVEPTHASEENTMLLQLIT; encoded by the exons ATGAAAGCCAAGGCATTGTCCTATGATTATACAGCCAGCATTGAG TGTTTAGCACAACCTCACAAACCTCAGTATGGTGGAGGAATAATTAAAAACCCAGAGTTGAATGGTGGCTTGATGGGATGGTCTACATTTGGGAATGCCACAATGGAACACAGGGAATTAAATGGCAACAAATTCATCGTGGCTCGTACCAGAAACCAATTCTTCGACAGTGTCTCCCAGAATCTTTACTTGGAAAAGAACAAGCTCTATACCTTCTCCG CTTGGGTACAAGTCAGTGAAGGGAATGCTGCAGTGAGGGCAGTATTCAAAACCGTAACTGGGTTCAAGCATGCCGGTGCAATTGTTGCCGCGTCCAAGTGTTGGTCCATGCTCAAGGGTGGCCTCACTGTGGATGCGTCGGGCCCTGCTCGGCTTTACTTTGAG AGCCATAACACCTCGGTTGAGATATGGGTTGATAGCGTCTCGTTGCAGCCATTCACCCAAGAAGAGTGGAAGTCTCACCAATTTGAAAGCTTAGAGAAG ACCAAGGGAAGAGTCAGAATCCACGCAATGGATGCACAAGGGAACCCCCTAGCAAACTCGAAGATTACCATCCAGCAAAAGGCATCAGGAAAGCCAGTTGGTTGCGCTACTAACAAGAACATCCTCGACAACACTGCCTACCAGAACTGGTTCACTTCGAGGTTTACACATACAACCTTTGAGGATGAAATGAAGTGGTACAGCACTGAACCAACCCAAGGCAAGGAGGACTATTCGGTCGCAGATTCCATGATGCAATTAATGAAACAACGCAACATCTTGGTCCGGGGCCACAATATTTTCTGGGACGATCCCAACTTCCAACCGAGCTGGGTTCCGTCTCTCCAACCGAAAGACCTTTCCGAAGCAGCCAATAAAAGGATTAATTCAATAATGTCAAAATACAATGGTCAAGTAATCGCCTGGGATGTTGTTAATGAGAATTtgcattttaatttcttcGAAAGTAAGCTCGGGGAAGATGCTTCTAGCACCTTCTACAAAATGGCTCATGATATTGATCCATCGACAACTTTGTTTATGAATGAGTTCAATACCATAGAGGAGAGCGGAGATTCAGCATCGACACCGGCTAAGtaccttgacaaattgaaAAGTGCCCAAGCTATGCTCGGTGCCAACGGTAACCAGATGGCTATTGGGCTTGAGTCCCATTTCAGCGTTCCAAACCTCCCTTACATAAGATCTTCGCTTGATACTCTCGCTGCCACAAAGTTGCCCATTTGGTTAACAGAAGTGGATGTAAAGAGCGACCCCAATCAG CAGGCAATGTTCCTAGAGCAAGTTCTGAGGGAGGGACATGACCACCCTGGTGTTGCTGGCATAATAATTTGGTCTGCCTGGAAGTCACAGGGATGTTACCGGATGTGCTTGACTGACAACAATTTCCAGAACTTGGCAACCGGTGATGTTGTTGACAAGCTGTTGAAAGAATGGGGAATCAAGACCACCTTAGAAGGCAACACCGATGCCGACGGTTTCTTTGAGGCCTCTCTTTTCCATGGAGAATATGAAGTGAAAATCACTCATCCGGCTGCAATCGATTCTTCCCTGTCTCGGAGATTCAAGGTGGAACCTACACATGCCTCTGAGGAAAACACAATGCTTCTCCAACTTATCACATGA
- the LOC18608094 gene encoding anti-sigma-I factor RsgI6 → MKIAEARVLFLSCIFLVSGHGSIFAFPYDYSATTKCLAAPKRAQYGGGIIVNPQFNQGTKGWNFTGKGAIREGVSEDGNRFILVHNRTDSLDSFSRTVQLEKGTFYTFSAWIQISKGSETVAVVFKTSDGKLIRGGETIAKQGCWSLLKGGIVAQFTRPVEILLESKNTSVEIWVDNISLQPFTAKQWRSHQEKSIEKVRKSKVTFQVTFANRTAAAGAIISTEQTMSGYPFGCGMNHQILTSTGYQEWFASRFKLTSFTNEMKWYSTENKQGEENYTIADAMVKFAKQNGISIRGHNILWDNPKMLPDWVMDLPPEELQKAATRRLKSVMSRYAGQLIGWDVVNENLHFRFFEDKLGENASSAFYSMAYHLEPNTTLFMNEYNTIEYSKDQAATASKYKKKLEEILSFPGNAHIKAAIGLEGHFSSAQPNIAYMRSSLDILRTMGLPIWLTEVDVGKGPNQAQYLEDILREAFSHPAVEGIIIFGGPEISGFDVMNLADTEFAATPAGKVVDKLIDEWKSGTRKLRADSRGLAQVSLFHGDYKVEIYHPLTNSSTTISFKVTKETEHSTVFAQIDA, encoded by the exons ATGAAGATCGCAGAGGCTCGCGTCTTATTTCTTTCATGCATTTTCCTGGTTTCAG GACATGGCAGCATCTTCGCTTTCCCCTATGACTACTCCGCAACAACAAAG TGTTTGGCAGCGCCGAAGAGGGCTCAATATGGTGGAGGGATAATAGTTAATCCCCAGTTCAATCAAGGGACAAAGGGATGGAACTTTACCGGTAAAGGAGCGATCAGGGAGGGAGTATCAGAGGATGGCAACAGGTTTATTTTAGTACATAATAGAACGGACTCATTAGACAGTTTCTCTCGGACAGTTCAGCTTGAGAAAGGAACTTTTTACACCTTTTCAG CTTGGATCCAAATTAGCAAAGGGAGTGAGACAGTAGCCGTTGTGTTCAAGACTTCTGATGGTAAACTGATACGTGGAGGTGAAACCATAGCTAAACAAGGGTGCTGGTCGCTTTTAAAAGGTGGCATAGTTGCCCAATTCACGAGACCTGTTGAGATTCTCCTTGAG AGCAAAAATACAAGTGTGGAAATATGGGTTGATAATATCTCGTTGCAACCATTCACAGCAAAGCAGTGGAGGTCCCACCAAGAAAAAAGCATTGAAAAG GTCCGTAAGAGCAAGGTGACATTCCAGGTAACATTTGCCAATAGAACTGCAGCAGCAGGAGCTATAATCTCAACAGAGCAAACCATGTCAGGCTACCCATTTGGATGCGGCATGAACCACCAAATTCTCACTAGCACAGGTTATCAGGAATGGTTTGCTTCGAGGTTCAAGCTTACCAGTTTCACCAACGAGATGAAGTGGTATAGCACTGAAAACAAGCAAGGTGAAGAAAACTATACCATCGCAGATGCAATGGTAAAATTTGCCAAACAGAATGGAATTTCTATTAGAGGTCATAATATTCTCTGGGACAATCCCAAGATGCTGCCTGACTGGGTTATGGACCTTCCTCCAGAGGAGCTGCAAAAAGCAGCGACACGAAGGTTGAAGTCAGTGATGTCAAGATATGCAGGACAATTAATTGGGTGGGATGTAGTGAATGAGAATCTGCATTTCCGCTTCTTTGAGGATAAACTTGGTGAAAATGCCTCTTCAGCCTTCTACTCGATGGCTTACCATCTTGAACCAAATACAACCCTTTTTATGAATGAGTATAATACAATCGAATACAGTAAGGATCAGGCCGCTACTGCATCAAAATACAAGAAGAAACTTGAGGAGATTCTGTCGTTTCCAGGAAACGCACACATAAAGGCAGCAATAGGATTGGAAGGCCATTTTAGTTCTGCCCAGCCCAACATTGCTTACATGAGATCTTCCTTGGACATTCTAAGAACAATGGGATTGCCTATATGGCTTACAGAAGTGGATGTGGGTAAAGGACCAAATCAG GCACAATACTTGGAAGATATACTAAGGGAGGCTTTTTCACATCCTGCAGTTGAAGGAATTATCATTTTTGGAGGACCAGAAATTTCCGGATTCGATGTTATGAACCTGGCAGATACAGAGTTCGCAGCAACTCCTGCTGGAAAGGTTGTGGACAAGCTGATTGATGAGTGGAAATCTGGGACTAGAAAACTTAGAGCAGATAGTAGAGGACTGGCTCAAGTTTCACTCTTTCACGGAGATTACAAGGTAGAAATTTACCATCCCCTGACTAACTCCTCAACTACTATCAGTTTTAAGGTTACAAAAGAAACAGAACATAGTACTGTCTTTGCTCAAATCGATGCTTGA
- the LOC18608095 gene encoding ADP-ribosylation factor-like protein 8A isoform X2: MELSLIGLQNAGKTSLVNVIATGGYSEDMIPTVGFNMRKVTKGNVTIKLWDLGGQPRFRSMWERYCRAVSAIVYVVDAADYDNLPVSRRELHDLLSKSSLNSIPLLVLGNKIDKRGALSKENLTEQMGLRSITDREVCCFMISCKNSTNIDTVIDWLVKHSKSKN, encoded by the exons ATGGAGTTATCTCTGATAGGCCTTCAGAATGCTGGAAAAACATCCCTAGTTAATGTAATTGCG ACTGGTGGATATAGCGAAGACATGATCCCAACG GTAGGATTTAATATGAGGAAGGTAACTAAAGGAAATGTCACAATAAAGTTATGGGATCTTGGGGGTCAACCACGTTTTCGGAGTATGTGGGAGAGATACTGCCGTGCTGTTTCAGCTATCGT TTATGTTGTGGATGCTGCCGATTACGATAACTTACCTGTGTCAAGAAGGGAACTTCATGACCTGTTAAGTAAATCCTCACTGAATAGCATTCCCCTGCTGGTGCTGGGAAACAAGATTGACAAACGGGGAGCCTTGTCCAAGGAGAATTTGACAGAGCAAAT GGGGCTCAGGTCCATTACAGATAGAGAAGTTTGTTGCTTTATGATTTCATGCAAGAACTCAACCAACATTGATACGGTGATTGATTGGCTTGTGAAGcattcaaaatcaaagaattgA